From Paenibacillus sp. V4I7, one genomic window encodes:
- the blaOXA gene encoding class D beta-lactamase, which translates to MKRLKGLLFFVATLLTAVFITFTTYAYADPKIITLELEDVFQANQGTLVIKNLKSDKVYAYNPERSKERFTPESSFKVPNALIGLEVKVVADEYDIKRWDGVEREFQGWNRDHTLGSAMRHSAIWYYQELARDIGKETMEDYLNQIDYGNRDITGGIDTFWLNTSLKISAQEQAAFMEKLVEEDLPFQKKTMKTVKRIMIDDEQDEYIVHGKTGTRLSDMGLGWYVGYIETNKDTWVFATNVAGSGTKAKQLTMESLEKMKIINE; encoded by the coding sequence ATGAAGAGGTTAAAAGGTCTTTTGTTTTTTGTTGCTACTCTACTTACTGCCGTATTCATCACGTTCACGACGTATGCCTATGCAGACCCGAAGATCATCACTCTTGAACTGGAAGATGTCTTCCAGGCTAACCAAGGGACTCTAGTAATCAAAAACCTGAAATCAGATAAAGTATATGCTTATAATCCGGAAAGAAGCAAGGAACGATTCACCCCGGAGTCAAGCTTTAAAGTTCCGAATGCGTTAATCGGACTGGAAGTGAAAGTCGTAGCCGATGAATACGACATTAAGAGATGGGACGGTGTCGAGAGAGAGTTCCAGGGTTGGAACCGGGATCATACGTTGGGTTCCGCCATGAGACATTCTGCCATTTGGTATTATCAGGAGTTGGCCCGCGATATCGGCAAAGAAACTATGGAGGATTATCTTAATCAAATTGATTACGGCAATCGAGACATAACAGGAGGAATCGATACCTTCTGGCTGAACACCAGCTTAAAGATCTCCGCTCAGGAGCAGGCAGCATTTATGGAAAAACTGGTGGAAGAGGATTTACCTTTTCAGAAAAAAACAATGAAGACGGTCAAACGAATCATGATCGATGACGAACAAGACGAATATATCGTACATGGCAAAACAGGTACAAGATTGTCGGATATGGGCTTGGGATGGTATGTAGGATATATTGAAACAAATAAGGATACCTGGGTTTTCGCGACTAATGTAGCCGGTAGCGGAACGAAAGCAAAACAGCTGACGATGGAATCCTTGGAGAAAATGAAGATCATCAACGAATAA